One region of Candidatus Hydrogenedentota bacterium genomic DNA includes:
- a CDS encoding ATP-dependent Clp protease adaptor ClpS — translation MPTAPVKPVVPKILPPPKQKPAPTSPEPLWHVILIDDNEHSFQYVIDMLSDIFGHPPEVGFEMASEVHEKGRVIVATVHKELAELRQEQIHEYGPDPSIKECKGSMRAEIEPAV, via the coding sequence ATGCCTACAGCCCCGGTGAAGCCTGTTGTGCCCAAGATTTTGCCGCCACCGAAGCAAAAACCCGCGCCCACTTCGCCAGAGCCATTGTGGCATGTCATTTTGATCGACGACAATGAGCATTCATTTCAGTACGTGATCGACATGCTGTCCGATATTTTCGGGCACCCACCTGAAGTCGGTTTTGAGATGGCCTCTGAGGTCCATGAGAAAGGCCGGGTCATCGTAGCTACCGTTCACAAAGAACTGGCTGAACTGCGCCAAGAACAAATCCACGAATACGGACCTGACCCGAGCATCAAAGAATGCAAAGGCTCCATGCGGGCCGAGATTGAGCCCGCCGTTTGA